The uncultured Fibrobacter sp. genome includes a region encoding these proteins:
- a CDS encoding OmpA family protein, producing the protein MKTRNLLLTTAFAVSMCFAAENEAEQASPVETCSAAIDNAAKNISANALSAKMTLAEAKSNLAELEAAYKDDPESEQIAGLAAKCDTYAKLIATQAETQKVRNQTADNWQKRAATARSVEETQKKINQTRSGMMMDQNARLQAEMQQNQEKFQAEAAEKEAALMAASQREADLEKKLAEERAKAEARQQEAMNKLNELQSKMIQVTKDARGIILSMSDILFGVNKASLKADLKTSLAKVAGILSVYQQFNVSIEGNTDNTGSEEHNMKLSQQRADNVKAFLVEQGIDENRLTAKGLGMTMPIADNSTKEGRQKNRRVDLVIQDKALQQEAK; encoded by the coding sequence ATGAAGACTAGAAATTTGTTGCTGACAACCGCATTTGCCGTGTCCATGTGCTTTGCCGCCGAAAATGAAGCCGAACAGGCTAGTCCCGTCGAAACCTGCAGCGCAGCTATAGACAACGCCGCAAAGAATATTTCGGCAAACGCTCTCTCTGCCAAAATGACTCTGGCTGAGGCCAAGAGCAACCTCGCCGAACTTGAAGCCGCCTACAAGGACGATCCGGAATCCGAGCAGATTGCCGGACTCGCAGCCAAGTGCGACACCTACGCCAAGCTGATCGCTACCCAGGCAGAAACGCAGAAAGTCCGCAACCAGACTGCCGATAATTGGCAGAAGCGCGCCGCCACGGCCCGTTCGGTGGAAGAAACCCAGAAAAAAATCAACCAGACCCGCAGCGGCATGATGATGGACCAGAATGCACGCCTGCAGGCAGAAATGCAGCAGAACCAGGAAAAGTTCCAGGCCGAAGCCGCCGAAAAGGAAGCCGCATTGATGGCCGCAAGCCAGCGTGAAGCCGACCTCGAAAAGAAACTGGCCGAAGAACGCGCCAAGGCCGAAGCTCGCCAGCAGGAAGCAATGAACAAGCTGAACGAGCTCCAGTCCAAGATGATCCAGGTGACCAAGGACGCCCGCGGCATTATCCTTTCCATGTCCGACATTCTGTTCGGCGTGAACAAGGCAAGCCTCAAGGCAGACCTCAAGACGAGCCTTGCCAAGGTGGCCGGTATTCTTTCCGTGTACCAGCAGTTCAACGTGTCCATCGAAGGTAACACCGACAACACCGGTTCCGAAGAACACAACATGAAGCTTTCTCAGCAGCGTGCCGACAACGTGAAGGCATTCCTTGTTGAACAAGGCATCGACGAAAACCGCCTAACCGCCAAGGGACTTGGAATGACCATGCCGATCGCAGACAACTCCACCAAGGAAGGTCGTCAGAAGAACCGTCGCGTGGATCTGGTGATCCAGGACAAGGCCCTGCAGCAGGAAGCAAAATAA